One window of Atribacter laminatus genomic DNA carries:
- a CDS encoding glycogen-binding domain-containing protein: MDRKEKKLIHYLEQLPHTTVPTGFSFRVMDRIEAKQQRGYWLVNFKKLAIVSLSLVFLTMIFFTDLPLFPQFNISGLSGYRRVELKFFALSENPKTVAVAGDFSDWNTLQMEKKDNNSWVITLKVKPGKYQYSFVINDEEWIPDPGSYRRIEDGFGGVNSVLVVNGG; this comes from the coding sequence ATGGATAGGAAAGAAAAAAAATTAATTCATTATTTAGAACAACTTCCTCATACGACGGTACCGACCGGTTTTTCTTTTCGGGTGATGGATAGAATAGAAGCAAAACAACAAAGAGGGTATTGGTTAGTTAATTTTAAGAAATTAGCAATCGTCTCTTTATCATTGGTATTTTTGACTATGATTTTTTTTACTGACCTCCCTTTATTTCCCCAGTTTAACATATCCGGGCTTTCTGGATATCGGCGAGTTGAGCTAAAGTTTTTTGCTTTGAGCGAAAACCCAAAAACCGTTGCGGTAGCTGGCGATTTTAGTGATTGGAATACATTGCAGATGGAGAAGAAAGATAATAATTCTTGGGTTATAACCTTGAAGGTAAAGCCTGGAAAGTATCAGTATTCCTTTGTAATTAATGATGAAGAATGGATTCCGGACCCAGGTTCTTATCGGCGAATAGAAGACGGATTTGGAGGGGTTAATTCTGTTTTGGTTGTTAATGGCGGGTAG
- a CDS encoding RNA polymerase sigma factor, whose translation MTEKTDREIIFEVLNGNRDFFCFLVKKYERPIFNYIFRMVRSKPDAEDLAQDTFVKAFSALNKYDDSYEFSTWIYRIALNVCRDYFRKKKIFFFSLSAPIGDEEESELEDFIPQDSFHNPDDVLLNQELRSNLEKAISELPIKFREVIVLRHLEGLSYDEISTVTGLPVGTVKTYLHRARKKLQDELGEFLE comes from the coding sequence ATGACAGAGAAAACCGATCGGGAGATCATTTTTGAAGTCCTGAACGGAAATCGGGATTTTTTTTGTTTTTTAGTGAAAAAGTATGAAAGGCCAATTTTTAATTATATTTTCCGTATGGTTCGCTCAAAACCCGATGCTGAAGATTTAGCTCAAGATACCTTTGTAAAAGCATTTTCTGCATTAAATAAATACGATGACTCATATGAGTTTTCAACCTGGATATACCGAATTGCTTTGAATGTCTGTCGCGATTATTTTCGGAAAAAAAAGATTTTTTTCTTTTCTCTTTCCGCTCCAATTGGGGATGAAGAAGAAAGTGAATTAGAAGATTTTATTCCCCAAGACTCCTTTCATAACCCGGATGATGTTTTACTCAATCAAGAATTAAGATCAAACTTAGAGAAAGCGATCAGCGAATTACCAATAAAGTTTCGAGAGGTAATCGTACTCCGACATTTAGAAGGGCTGTCTTATGATGAAATTTCTACAGTTACCGGCCTTCCGGTAGGGACTGTTAAAACGTATTTGCACCGAGCCAGAAAAAAGCTTCAGGACGAACTTGGTGAATTTTTAGAATAG
- a CDS encoding tetratricopeptide repeat protein, producing MKKNYPFLLSVLSALFLIVLAGCMSMNIGEKGTVRGRVFGDNGPLQGVRVETGDQVAYTNDSGDFLLENVSSGTQYIFFSCEGYAGTLVKVNVIKGNEVPISPDGSVTLSLSSDSNDYEYLVSLYQLSFYERSFLESEEYLIKFTGSNLIPNVLFIKGASAYYLGDYQISRSILKDLIQIYPDNELADDGQYLLARCLGQGLSQWWDAINEYKNLIQNYPQSEFVGVAYYEMGDCYYILESYSNASTAYDQARIFGGEIEKKSIYGLAHCYYKLELFYRSASLFAEYVQKYPNDEFADDAQYFEGASWYQRNDYQQALEAFDKSINQYPEGTWYNGILIAPASMFNKGLCLEKLGRYSDAYQVYLDIIRKYPGAKWADGTSLIENAQYRIELLKDTVL from the coding sequence ATGAAGAAAAACTACCCCTTTCTCCTTAGTGTTTTAAGTGCATTATTTTTAATAGTTCTTGCTGGTTGTATGTCAATGAATATCGGAGAAAAAGGCACTGTTCGGGGAAGAGTATTCGGAGATAATGGTCCTCTGCAAGGCGTACGCGTGGAAACGGGTGATCAGGTTGCTTATACGAATGATTCTGGCGATTTTCTTTTAGAAAACGTTTCCTCTGGAACACAATACATCTTTTTTTCTTGTGAAGGATATGCTGGTACTTTAGTTAAGGTTAACGTGATTAAGGGGAATGAAGTTCCCATATCACCCGATGGGAGTGTTACGCTATCTTTATCGTCTGATAGTAATGATTACGAGTATCTTGTATCACTCTACCAGCTTAGTTTTTATGAACGAAGTTTTCTTGAATCAGAAGAATATCTAATAAAATTTACCGGGAGCAACCTCATTCCCAACGTTTTATTTATAAAGGGGGCCTCGGCATATTATCTCGGAGATTATCAGATATCGAGATCTATTTTGAAAGATTTGATTCAGATTTATCCTGATAATGAATTAGCTGATGACGGACAATACTTGTTGGCTCGGTGCCTCGGCCAGGGCTTGAGCCAATGGTGGGACGCAATAAATGAATACAAAAACCTTATCCAGAATTATCCACAGAGCGAATTTGTTGGAGTTGCTTATTATGAAATGGGTGATTGTTATTACATATTAGAATCCTATTCAAATGCGTCAACTGCCTATGATCAAGCAAGAATTTTTGGAGGAGAAATTGAGAAAAAATCAATCTATGGTTTAGCTCATTGCTACTATAAATTAGAGCTTTTTTATAGATCAGCTTCTCTTTTTGCCGAATATGTCCAAAAGTATCCAAACGATGAATTTGCTGATGATGCTCAATATTTTGAAGGTGCATCATGGTATCAACGTAATGATTATCAACAAGCATTAGAAGCATTTGATAAATCAATAAATCAATATCCAGAAGGAACTTGGTACAATGGTATCCTCATTGCCCCGGCTTCCATGTTTAACAAAGGTCTTTGTTTGGAAAAGCTGGGTCGTTATTCGGATGCTTATCAAGTCTATTTGGACATTATTCGGAAATACCCGGGAGCCAAGTGGGCAGATGGAACTTCTCTAATAGAAAACGCTCAATACCGTATTGAATTGCTCAAAGATACGGTTCTGTAA
- a CDS encoding tetratricopeptide repeat protein → MLRKIGMINSVLVVCLVLFLSGLVLAQEADLFTQAQKARQQGDTDSAYRLYEQAAEQDIRPHDAYFEMGLILLEKEKWSQAYRISGKAVKAFQEYLNLNPNDDNAWFRLAYVYENRSLAPGVNEWKKAIEALQKALEISLENPQYLLHLGYVYYKIGEREEAEKVLLNLVNRYSDYIDAHYYLAMNYLERQDKENAKQHFQYVLDNANQNNSYYQWAEKELKKIGGGTQ, encoded by the coding sequence TTGTTGAGAAAAATTGGGATGATTAATTCGGTATTGGTGGTATGCTTAGTTTTATTTTTATCCGGGTTGGTATTAGCTCAGGAAGCTGATTTGTTTACTCAAGCCCAAAAAGCTCGTCAACAAGGCGACACGGATTCTGCTTATCGCTTGTATGAACAAGCTGCTGAACAGGATATACGACCTCACGATGCCTATTTCGAAATGGGACTTATCCTATTAGAAAAAGAAAAATGGTCACAAGCTTACCGAATTTCTGGCAAGGCCGTCAAAGCTTTCCAAGAGTATCTAAATCTTAATCCTAATGATGATAATGCATGGTTTCGATTGGCTTATGTTTATGAAAATAGAAGCCTTGCACCAGGAGTAAATGAGTGGAAGAAAGCCATTGAGGCTCTTCAAAAAGCTTTGGAAATTTCTTTAGAAAATCCTCAATACCTGCTGCATCTTGGTTACGTATATTATAAAATAGGGGAAAGAGAAGAAGCCGAAAAGGTTTTGCTCAATTTGGTAAATAGATACTCAGATTATATTGATGCTCATTATTATCTTGCCATGAACTATCTCGAGAGGCAAGACAAAGAAAACGCCAAACAACATTTTCAATATGTTCTTGATAATGCCAACCAAAATAATAGCTATTATCAGTGGGCAGAAAAAGAATTAAAGAAAATAGGAGGAGGAACTCAATGA
- a CDS encoding LptF/LptG family permease — protein MVKIMDRYLARESLTGMFTWVGAVTIVMLVGILFELADFFVNKQVPLLITLEILLLYIPAQMVLTFPISYLLASELHLGRLGRESEMVAIEACGVSLKRILLPYLIVSILVSIGSYFFNDIIVPESNHKAQILMREYVYKKGPPKIQQNVFFRDAENRYFYVNELDNETWEMKKVIIYDLKDQKEFPDVITSKSAFWLEDRWLLKEGVVHRYNDTGYLLQEIEFNEMEIDMKEELQEFFENQRAPEEMSTRELRKQIEILKQSGAQVDEFETAYFLKYSLPFSALMFILIGLPFGIQRGRDTRALGVIVTVILAFVFYMMLSIFRSLGRGGIMEPWLAAWMPNIIFGSMGLFLFLGIERK, from the coding sequence ATGGTTAAAATTATGGATCGCTATTTAGCCCGAGAAAGCCTCACTGGCATGTTTACCTGGGTAGGCGCAGTAACCATTGTTATGTTGGTGGGAATTTTGTTTGAATTGGCTGACTTTTTTGTCAACAAACAGGTTCCTCTCTTGATTACATTAGAAATATTGTTATTATATATCCCGGCCCAAATGGTTCTTACTTTCCCAATCTCTTATCTTTTGGCTTCTGAACTTCATTTAGGAAGGCTGGGGAGAGAAAGCGAGATGGTAGCCATTGAAGCATGTGGGGTTAGTCTAAAAAGGATACTGCTTCCCTATTTGATAGTTTCGATTTTAGTCAGTATCGGCTCTTATTTTTTTAATGATATTATAGTCCCTGAATCGAACCACAAAGCACAGATTCTGATGCGTGAGTATGTTTATAAAAAAGGACCACCGAAAATCCAACAAAATGTTTTTTTTAGAGATGCTGAAAACCGTTATTTTTATGTGAATGAATTGGACAATGAAACCTGGGAAATGAAAAAAGTGATTATTTATGATTTAAAGGATCAAAAAGAGTTTCCCGATGTCATCACTTCTAAAAGTGCTTTTTGGTTGGAAGATCGCTGGTTGTTGAAAGAAGGAGTAGTTCATCGATATAATGATACCGGATACCTTCTCCAGGAAATAGAATTCAATGAGATGGAGATTGACATGAAAGAAGAATTGCAGGAGTTTTTTGAAAACCAACGAGCCCCTGAAGAGATGTCAACAAGAGAGCTGCGTAAACAGATTGAAATTTTGAAACAGTCAGGAGCTCAAGTTGATGAATTCGAAACCGCTTATTTCCTGAAGTATTCCCTTCCCTTTTCAGCTTTAATGTTTATTTTGATAGGACTACCTTTTGGTATTCAAAGAGGCCGAGATACAAGAGCATTGGGTGTTATAGTAACTGTTATTTTAGCTTTTGTTTTTTATATGATGCTATCAATATTTCGCTCATTGGGACGGGGTGGTATCATGGAACCCTGGTTAGCTGCTTGGATGCCTAACATAATTTTTGGTTCAATGGGATTGTTTCTGTTTTTAGGCATTGAGAGAAAGTGA
- a CDS encoding chromate transporter: protein MIYLHLFLAFIRIGFLAFGGGIAVLPLVQKEIVDTYQWLSTAQFLDLVTLSELTPGPIAINSATFVGYKLGGVFGAVISTGSFCLPSIGFILLISKFLSLFEGNEKVQKIMKGLRPSVIALMSLAGFTIAQNGIMDWFAVGLCVISFVLVWKKMIDPIMMLILAGIAGIFYYR from the coding sequence TTGATTTATTTACATCTTTTTCTGGCCTTTATTCGTATTGGTTTTCTGGCTTTTGGAGGAGGGATTGCCGTTCTACCTTTGGTCCAGAAAGAAATTGTTGATACCTACCAATGGTTAAGCACTGCACAATTTCTGGATTTAGTCACACTTTCCGAGCTTACCCCAGGCCCAATAGCTATTAATTCTGCTACTTTTGTTGGATATAAACTTGGGGGAGTTTTTGGTGCAGTAATTTCAACCGGGAGCTTTTGCCTTCCTTCAATTGGTTTTATTCTACTAATATCAAAGTTTCTAAGTCTATTTGAAGGCAATGAAAAAGTTCAGAAAATAATGAAAGGCCTTCGGCCTTCGGTCATAGCGCTTATGTCATTAGCAGGTTTTACGATTGCTCAAAACGGAATAATGGACTGGTTTGCTGTCGGATTATGTGTTATTTCCTTTGTTCTTGTTTGGAAAAAAATGATCGATCCAATTATGATGCTGATTTTAGCTGGAATAGCCGGAATATTTTATTACCGCTAA
- a CDS encoding chromate transporter, which yields MDVLIKRKKGILWILFVSFFRIGAFTWGGGYAMVPLIQRELVQKKELMNDDDFINILSIAQSFPGAIAINTAGLVGNRLAGFRGLLVAILGSVIPSFTIMILAATLLFHYGDLVLVQRFFRGATPAIVALIATGIFSIAKKAFKQRFDLIISSGFFIFLFLFDFHPFWIILIGALTGLVRKS from the coding sequence ATGGACGTTTTAATAAAGCGAAAAAAAGGAATACTTTGGATTTTATTCGTGAGCTTTTTCCGAATCGGAGCTTTTACCTGGGGAGGGGGGTATGCAATGGTTCCTTTGATTCAGAGAGAGTTGGTTCAAAAAAAAGAACTCATGAACGACGATGATTTTATAAACATTTTATCAATAGCTCAAAGCTTTCCAGGAGCTATTGCTATTAATACTGCTGGTTTAGTAGGGAACCGGCTTGCTGGGTTTCGAGGATTATTGGTAGCAATTTTAGGTTCGGTTATTCCTTCATTTACAATAATGATTTTGGCAGCAACTCTTTTATTTCATTATGGCGACTTAGTCTTAGTACAACGGTTTTTTCGAGGAGCAACACCAGCTATTGTCGCACTCATTGCAACTGGTATTTTTTCAATTGCAAAAAAAGCCTTCAAGCAACGTTTCGATCTTATCATTTCCAGCGGATTTTTTATTTTTTTATTTTTATTTGATTTTCATCCCTTTTGGATAATTTTGATTGGTGCCCTGACAGGTTTAGTGAGGAAATCTTGA
- a CDS encoding IMPACT family protein: MIPFILAMEKEIHTYLTIENECVSELVIKRSKFIAHSFSVTYQEMVREKLLKIQSLYPNASHWCYAWRIGYNPPLDFFADAGEPHGTAGRPILGSILTRNLTNLLVIVTRYFGGKKLGVRGLINAYQQAAEMVLENSGAIEKELLAEFILKINPTDFQLMVNQLIYFCRGKKYLDILPNYGEIRFRILLQRLQETLSFLELKQREGFILNWERCDTL; the protein is encoded by the coding sequence ATGATACCATTTATCTTGGCCATGGAAAAGGAAATTCATACATATCTAACAATTGAAAATGAATGTGTCTCTGAGCTGGTTATCAAACGGTCAAAATTTATTGCTCATAGTTTTTCAGTAACCTACCAAGAAATGGTTCGAGAAAAACTACTCAAGATTCAATCTCTCTATCCCAACGCCAGTCACTGGTGTTATGCTTGGCGGATTGGCTACAACCCGCCACTTGATTTTTTTGCCGATGCTGGCGAACCACATGGTACAGCCGGTCGTCCAATTTTAGGGTCAATTTTAACTCGCAACCTTACCAATCTTCTGGTTATTGTCACTCGATATTTTGGGGGAAAAAAGTTAGGGGTACGGGGTCTTATCAATGCTTATCAACAAGCCGCTGAAATGGTTTTAGAAAATTCTGGTGCCATAGAAAAGGAACTTTTAGCTGAATTTATCCTCAAAATCAATCCAACTGATTTTCAGCTTATGGTAAATCAACTCATTTATTTCTGTCGCGGGAAAAAATACCTTGACATTCTTCCAAACTATGGTGAAATTCGGTTTCGAATTCTTTTGCAAAGACTCCAAGAGACCTTATCATTTCTTGAATTAAAACAAAGGGAAGGATTCATTCTCAATTGGGAGCGTTGCGATACTTTATAA
- a CDS encoding HAMP domain-containing sensor histidine kinase produces MKLSVRMTLFNFICLFALTLMAFSVLYGFSRTSILTSEKEDLFRRSQAGGMRMMHGLMARGRAFPGDFLVGTWDNQILKIIQNPWDLDPQLWKEGMVMRDGEHFLFVSIDRSGEEHLLGKNISTSIRSLERIRIAAWYLIPILAGIVLFVGYFLTEYWLKPLRELNRALYKMSSENLSSRFSVASTLDEIEELKLALNKMLHSFEQGYLIQKRFVSNVSHQLRTPLSSIIGYIQMLQRWGDENPEIRKEAIDAIEKTAQEMKELTENLLSLSRAGRITETKDIALDVVIKSIVDQWQTKNPHRLFRLFVNASPRLKISEDHLKILMDVLLDNALKYSEKQIDITINGKNIIVRDYGPGIPEEIQRRLGERFLRGRNTFKKPGWGVGLSLAFEIADKFGWELVFENTTPDPGLQVLIDFSPNQASDSD; encoded by the coding sequence ATGAAACTTTCAGTTCGAATGACGTTGTTTAATTTTATTTGCTTATTTGCATTGACTTTAATGGCTTTTTCAGTTTTATATGGCTTTTCTCGAACAAGCATATTGACTTCAGAAAAAGAAGATCTTTTTCGTCGCTCTCAGGCTGGCGGCATGAGGATGATGCATGGTTTGATGGCACGGGGAAGAGCATTTCCTGGTGATTTTCTGGTTGGAACGTGGGATAATCAAATACTTAAGATTATACAAAATCCCTGGGATCTTGATCCACAGTTATGGAAGGAAGGCATGGTTATGAGAGACGGGGAGCATTTTCTTTTTGTTTCAATTGATCGATCTGGGGAAGAACATTTACTCGGGAAAAACATCAGCACTTCGATTCGTTCTTTAGAGCGAATCCGAATAGCTGCCTGGTACTTAATACCAATTTTAGCAGGAATAGTATTATTTGTTGGCTATTTTTTAACCGAATACTGGTTAAAACCATTACGGGAGTTGAACCGAGCCCTCTATAAAATGAGCTCAGAAAATTTATCCTCTCGCTTTTCAGTGGCTTCAACACTGGATGAAATAGAAGAATTAAAGTTGGCACTGAACAAAATGTTACATTCCTTTGAACAAGGATATTTAATTCAGAAAAGGTTTGTTTCCAACGTTTCCCATCAACTAAGAACTCCCTTGAGTTCAATTATTGGTTATATTCAAATGCTACAAAGATGGGGAGACGAAAATCCAGAGATACGCAAAGAAGCAATCGATGCCATAGAAAAAACTGCTCAGGAGATGAAAGAATTAACCGAAAACTTGCTTTCTCTCAGTCGTGCCGGTCGGATTACAGAAACAAAAGATATTGCTTTGGATGTGGTTATTAAATCAATTGTAGATCAATGGCAGACCAAGAATCCTCATCGATTATTTCGTCTTTTTGTTAATGCATCCCCACGTCTTAAAATTTCAGAAGACCATTTGAAAATTTTAATGGATGTTTTGCTAGACAATGCCCTGAAATATTCTGAGAAGCAGATTGATATCACTATTAACGGAAAAAATATAATTGTTAGAGATTATGGTCCTGGAATTCCCGAAGAGATCCAAAGGCGATTGGGCGAGCGGTTTCTTCGAGGTCGAAATACCTTTAAAAAGCCAGGGTGGGGAGTTGGTCTTTCTCTGGCTTTTGAAATTGCTGATAAGTTTGGTTGGGAACTAGTTTTCGAAAATACAACACCAGATCCAGGCTTACAAGTTTTGATTGATTTTTCTCCAAACCAAGCCAGCGATTCCGATTAA
- a CDS encoding response regulator transcription factor, with protein MEGQTEKPKKGARILIIEDDPKISRLLELELEHEGFQIHRSSMGEPAVDVFYSFQPDLIILDIMLPDIDGWEVAKRIRLLSETVLILMLTARGEIDDRVRGLQSGADDYLVKPFAIEELLARINALFRRAGHTTRETFQIGNLHINPQSYQVHLGNQEVILTKTEFDLLLFLVRNTGIVLSREKILQNVWGPDFFGTPGVVEVYMNYLRKKLSGEGKRIKTVRGVGYTFVKD; from the coding sequence ATGGAGGGTCAAACCGAAAAACCCAAAAAAGGAGCTCGAATTTTAATTATTGAAGACGATCCGAAGATTTCTCGATTATTAGAGCTGGAACTTGAACACGAAGGATTTCAAATTCATCGTTCAAGTATGGGTGAACCAGCGGTTGACGTTTTTTACTCTTTCCAACCCGATTTGATAATTTTAGATATCATGCTTCCTGATATTGATGGCTGGGAGGTTGCCAAAAGGATACGCCTCCTTTCAGAGACGGTTCTTATTCTGATGCTAACTGCAAGAGGAGAAATTGATGATCGTGTGAGGGGATTACAATCGGGTGCAGATGATTATTTAGTAAAACCTTTTGCAATTGAAGAACTCTTGGCTCGAATAAATGCTTTATTTCGACGGGCCGGACATACTACCAGAGAGACCTTTCAAATTGGAAATTTACATATCAATCCCCAATCCTATCAAGTTCATCTTGGGAATCAGGAAGTTATCTTAACTAAAACCGAATTTGATTTACTTCTTTTTTTGGTCCGTAACACAGGAATTGTTCTATCCCGAGAGAAAATTTTACAAAACGTCTGGGGACCGGATTTTTTTGGTACTCCAGGGGTTGTTGAAGTATATATGAATTATCTCAGAAAGAAACTGAGTGGAGAGGGAAAAAGGATTAAGACCGTTCGAGGGGTTGGTTATACCTTTGTGAAGGATTGA
- a CDS encoding ZIP family metal transporter, whose translation MNHITLGFLASLIAGCATGIGAIPVLFFRKQNFSHRLKDLLLGFAAGVMLAATAFSLLVPAIDIGGVWIAVIGVIIGALLLDGVDKVIPHEHFEMGREGGSTNLRRIWLFVLAVTIHNFPEGMAVGVSFGTENISNGLTVATAIGLQNIPEGMAVAISLIGVGYNRTAAFGYALLTGLVEPIGGLLGITLVTFMHWFLPLGMALAGGAMLFVISDEVIPETHHRAHSRLSTYALMIGFIVMMTLDNLFG comes from the coding sequence TTGAATCACATCACTCTTGGTTTTCTTGCTAGTCTTATTGCTGGCTGTGCAACAGGAATTGGAGCCATTCCGGTTCTATTTTTTCGGAAACAAAATTTTTCTCATCGCTTAAAAGACCTTCTTTTGGGGTTTGCAGCAGGAGTGATGCTAGCTGCAACTGCTTTCAGCTTGTTGGTTCCGGCTATTGATATTGGTGGGGTATGGATTGCTGTAATTGGGGTTATAATTGGAGCTCTTCTTTTAGATGGTGTTGATAAAGTCATCCCTCATGAGCATTTTGAGATGGGTCGAGAAGGGGGGAGCACGAACCTTCGACGTATTTGGCTCTTTGTCTTGGCAGTTACAATTCATAATTTTCCTGAGGGTATGGCGGTTGGAGTGAGTTTTGGAACTGAGAATATTTCTAATGGACTTACGGTTGCTACTGCCATTGGTCTGCAAAATATTCCTGAGGGCATGGCGGTAGCGATATCCCTAATTGGCGTAGGATATAATCGAACCGCTGCTTTTGGATATGCTCTTCTTACTGGTTTGGTTGAGCCGATCGGAGGGCTTTTGGGAATAACTTTGGTTACCTTTATGCATTGGTTTCTTCCTTTGGGGATGGCTTTAGCTGGTGGTGCCATGTTATTTGTTATCAGCGATGAGGTTATTCCCGAAACCCACCATAGGGCTCATTCCCGTCTTTCTACATATGCTTTGATGATTGGTTTTATTGTTATGATGACTTTAGATAACCTTTTCGGGTAG
- a CDS encoding biotin transporter BioY — MCSIAVVTTQLIRFGSSIVPFSLLPGIYVLGTLVFTPLENGFGWMVYILLGLMGVPVFAIPPYGGPSYILKPTFGFLLGYLFLSPLFSWIVQKRRKASFYYILFLSFAAVSLPYVPGLIYLWVIMKFVVQAQISFGYILKTGFFPFIGGDILKAIVVFLIAWKAKPLQGK; from the coding sequence TTGTGTTCCATTGCAGTGGTTACAACCCAATTGATACGATTTGGTTCGTCGATCGTCCCATTTAGCCTGCTTCCGGGAATATATGTATTGGGAACCCTTGTGTTTACGCCCCTTGAAAATGGTTTCGGATGGATGGTTTATATTCTATTAGGATTAATGGGTGTTCCGGTATTTGCTATCCCACCTTATGGTGGCCCTAGTTACATCTTGAAACCTACCTTTGGTTTCCTCCTGGGTTATTTGTTTCTTTCTCCTTTGTTTTCCTGGATTGTACAAAAAAGAAGAAAGGCAAGTTTTTATTATATACTTTTCTTAAGTTTTGCTGCAGTAAGCTTGCCTTATGTGCCAGGTCTCATTTATTTGTGGGTGATTATGAAATTCGTTGTACAAGCGCAAATTTCATTTGGATATATACTAAAAACCGGATTTTTCCCCTTTATCGGAGGGGATATTTTAAAGGCTATTGTTGTATTTTTAATCGCGTGGAAAGCGAAACCATTGCAAGGTAAGTGA
- a CDS encoding biotin--[acetyl-CoA-carboxylase] ligase: METSKNFRILHYETVGSTNQLARQFAEQGEPEGLLIVADQQVAGKGRSGKDWFSVPGESLTFSLLLRPIKKNPEQCPQLALILGLTLAQTMENMGFKPQLKWPNDVYLHGKKIAGILLENAFRSNQIQWIIAGIGVNLNVTKNHFSQELRDQATSLLIEGKKKITHDFFLQKFLIIFSSWYCSWINNDKMQHLLEEYTKRSILLGCLITYEKKGRRCQGWVERFDENGGIWVINQKERYRLSWGEVSIASYSNFQAGLNFHLDGGETR; this comes from the coding sequence GTGGAAACGAGTAAAAATTTTCGAATTCTTCATTACGAAACAGTTGGTTCGACAAATCAATTGGCTCGACAATTCGCTGAGCAGGGGGAGCCGGAAGGGTTGTTAATAGTAGCCGATCAACAAGTCGCTGGAAAAGGAAGGAGTGGAAAAGACTGGTTCTCGGTCCCAGGCGAAAGTTTAACCTTTTCATTGTTGCTCAGGCCAATAAAAAAGAATCCAGAGCAATGTCCGCAACTTGCCTTGATTCTTGGATTAACCCTTGCTCAAACTATGGAAAATATGGGCTTTAAGCCACAACTCAAATGGCCTAACGATGTCTATTTACATGGTAAGAAAATAGCCGGTATATTATTAGAAAATGCATTTCGATCTAATCAAATACAGTGGATAATAGCCGGTATTGGTGTTAATTTGAACGTTACAAAAAATCACTTTTCTCAAGAGCTGAGAGACCAAGCAACCTCTCTTCTCATAGAAGGGAAAAAGAAAATTACTCACGATTTTTTTCTACAGAAATTTTTAATAATTTTTTCTTCTTGGTACTGTAGTTGGATTAATAATGATAAAATGCAACACCTGCTTGAAGAATACACCAAACGCTCCATTCTTTTGGGGTGTTTAATAACCTATGAAAAAAAGGGGAGGAGGTGTCAAGGATGGGTAGAAAGATTTGATGAAAATGGAGGGATTTGGGTGATAAACCAAAAAGAAAGGTATCGATTATCCTGGGGCGAAGTTTCAATTGCCTCTTATAGTAATTTTCAGGCAGGATTGAACTTCCATTTGGATGGGGGAGAAACACGGTGA